TGAAAAAAGATATGAGATATTAAAGGATGTAGATATTGTTATAACTGCAACAGCATCTCCTCATACTATAATAAAAAAAGATGAGATGATGGATATAGATAATGAAATTTATATAATGGATATAGCTCTTCCCCGTGATGTTGAAGAGTCTGTTAGTGAGCTTCCAAATATTAATGTTTATGATATAGATAATCTTAAAAAAATATCTGATGAAAATGAACAAAGAAGAATCCAGCTATCTAAGGTAGCTAAAGAAATTATAGATGAGAGTATAAATGAGTTTTTAGACTGGATGAGCAGTATAAAGGTAGACCCAACTATAAAATCTTTAAATGAAAGATGTAGTGATATACAAAGTGATACACTTGATTATATATACAGAAAGTTAGACCTTGACTGTAGAGAAAAGAAGATAATAGAAAAAATGTTGACTTCTGCTTTAAAAAGGGTTATTAGAGAACCGATTATAAAGCTTAAATCTACTAAAGATGAGGGAAAAGTAAAGGATTACACTAGTATAATTGAAGAATTATTCGATCTTTAGGTTAGAGGTGGTATAATGTTTTATCCTATGATGATAAAACTAGATAATAAGAAGGTAACTATAGTAGGAGGCGGAAAAGTAGCATTTAGAAAGGCAAAAAAATTTATGGAGTTTAATTGCGACATAAAAGTCGTAAGTCCTTCGTTCATAAAAGATTTTGATAGTATAGATGTTAAGCTTATAAATGATGAATATAAAGAAGATTATTTGAAAGAATCCTTTATAGTTATAGCGGCTGCATCTAATAAAAAGGTGAATGAGGATATATCTAGTTACTGTAAAGAAAATGATATTATGTGCAATAGAGCTGATAATAGAGATTTATCTGATTTTATAGTACCTTCAAGCGTTAAAAGAGGAGATTTGGTTATTAGTGTGTCGACCATGGGAAATAGTCCATCTCTTGCATCAAAGATAAGAAAAGAGCTTGAGAGCAACTATGGCATTGAGTATGAAGAATATGTAAATATTTTAGGAGATATAAGAGATTTAGTTTTAGAAAAATGTACGGATAAGGATGAAAAGAAGAGAATACTAAATGAGTTAGTAAACTTAGACATAGAAGAACTAAAAAAGAGGAGACTTGATTATGAAAATAATAGTTGGAACTAGAGGAAGTGATCTTGCCCTAAGTCAAACTAAATGGGTTATAAAGAACCTTAGAAATTCAAATCCCGATGTAGAATTTGAAATTAAGATAATAAAGACTAAAGGCGATAGAATTCAGAATATAGCACTTGATAAGATAGGCGATAAAGGGTTATTCGTAAAAGAGATAGAAGAGCAGCTTTTAAACAAAGAAATTGATATAGCAGTTCATAGTATGAAGGACATGCCATCTAATGTTACTGATGGACTTAAATTTGCTGCAGTTCCTAAAAGAGAAGATTATAGAGATGTATTAGTTTTGAAGGAGGGATATAAGACTATATATGACCTTCCAAGAGGAGCTAAAATCGGGACAGGAAGCAAAAGAAGAAAATATCAATTACTTAAGTACAGAGAAGATTTAGAGGTCGTTTCTATAAGAGGAAATGTTGGAACTAGAATAAGAAAAATTAAAGAAGAAAATCTTGATGGTGTAGTTTTAGCGGCTGCTGGACTTCATAGGTTAAATATAGAAGATGAAATAAGCTTTTATATACCGACTGATATAATGCTTCCAGCTCCAGCACAAGGAGCTTTAGCTATACAAATAAGAGAAAATAATGGAGATATAGAAAAGATAGTATCATCTATAAAAGATGATAAGACTTGTATTGAGGTAGAGGCAGAAAGAGCTTTCTTGCATGGAGTTGATGGAGGATGTCATATACCTGTAGGAGCATTTTGTACTGTAGATGAAGATAGAATAAAGATTGAAGGTTTATTTGGAACAGAGGATGGAAGTAGGATTGTAAGGACATTTATAGAGGGTAGTGTTAGTGAAGCAAAAGAGTTAGGACATAAGCTTGCTGATATTATACTAGAGGAGATGAAGCCATGTACGGAATAGTATATTTAGTAGGGGCAGGGCCTGGAGATTATAAATTAATCACATTAAAAGGTTTAGAGTGTATTAAAAAGGCAGACGTAATAGTATATGATAGATTGGCTAATGAAAATTTGCTGAATGAGTCCAAAGAAGGCTGTGAATTTATATATGTTGGAAAGGCATCTAGCAATCACACATTAACTCAAGATGAAATAAATGAAGTTATATGCCAAAGGGCAAAAGAAGGTAAGATTGTAACAAGACTTAAAGGTGGAGACCCTTATGTTTTTGGTAGAGGAGGAGAAGAAGGAGAGTATCTTCTTGAAAGAGGAGTTAAATTTGAAGTAGTTCCAGGTATAACTTCTGCCATAGGTGGACTTTGCTATGCTGGAATACCTATAACTCACAGAGATTATGCTTCTTCATTCCATGTTATAACTGGCCATCTAAAGGATGAAGAAAAGGAACTTGATTGGAAATCCCTATCTAATCTGAATGGAACTTTAGTATTCTTAATGGGAGTTAAGAACCTTAATAATATATGCACTAATTTGATTAATGAAGGTAAGAGCAAGGATACGCCTGTTGCTCTTATAAACTGGGGAACTAGATATAATCAAAGGGTAGTAACTGGAAACCTTGAAAATATATACGATATAGCTAT
The window above is part of the Tepidibacter aestuarii genome. Proteins encoded here:
- a CDS encoding precorrin-2 dehydrogenase/sirohydrochlorin ferrochelatase family protein, whose product is MFYPMMIKLDNKKVTIVGGGKVAFRKAKKFMEFNCDIKVVSPSFIKDFDSIDVKLINDEYKEDYLKESFIVIAAASNKKVNEDISSYCKENDIMCNRADNRDLSDFIVPSSVKRGDLVISVSTMGNSPSLASKIRKELESNYGIEYEEYVNILGDIRDLVLEKCTDKDEKKRILNELVNLDIEELKKRRLDYENNSWN
- the hemC gene encoding hydroxymethylbilane synthase; this encodes MKIIVGTRGSDLALSQTKWVIKNLRNSNPDVEFEIKIIKTKGDRIQNIALDKIGDKGLFVKEIEEQLLNKEIDIAVHSMKDMPSNVTDGLKFAAVPKREDYRDVLVLKEGYKTIYDLPRGAKIGTGSKRRKYQLLKYREDLEVVSIRGNVGTRIRKIKEENLDGVVLAAAGLHRLNIEDEISFYIPTDIMLPAPAQGALAIQIRENNGDIEKIVSSIKDDKTCIEVEAERAFLHGVDGGCHIPVGAFCTVDEDRIKIEGLFGTEDGSRIVRTFIEGSVSEAKELGHKLADIILEEMKPCTE